The following coding sequences lie in one Photobacterium sp. CCB-ST2H9 genomic window:
- a CDS encoding PhzF family phenazine biosynthesis protein, protein MNIEAYLVNSFTANGTGGNPAGVVLHADKLSYGEKLEIAQAVGYSETAFVSQDEEADFELSFFTVTDEVDFCGHATLAAFSTMYQKGIVTEGRYVQRTKAGLLAVAIESNGHIIMEQKLPEYLGRFDYEVISELIGIESTVLESTQLPIEIISTGLPDLLVPVPHGYLDKIQVNEHLLSDFCKKHDLVSLHAFELYEKDSGMTASCRNFAPLFGIPEESATGSASGALACYLTKHLSGKYSNCFTFEQGRAMDCVSTITASVELKEQAIVKVMVGGFAHEAGLQKIR, encoded by the coding sequence ATGAACATTGAAGCTTATTTGGTGAATTCCTTTACTGCCAATGGAACTGGAGGAAACCCTGCAGGTGTTGTGTTGCACGCAGATAAATTGTCTTACGGTGAAAAATTAGAAATAGCGCAAGCTGTTGGCTATTCAGAAACTGCGTTTGTGTCTCAAGATGAGGAAGCTGACTTTGAGTTGTCTTTTTTCACCGTAACAGATGAAGTTGATTTCTGTGGTCACGCAACGTTAGCTGCATTTTCAACAATGTATCAGAAAGGAATTGTAACCGAAGGGCGGTATGTGCAAAGGACGAAAGCAGGTTTACTTGCCGTAGCGATAGAGTCTAATGGCCATATAATTATGGAGCAGAAGTTACCTGAATACCTTGGAAGGTTCGATTATGAGGTGATATCAGAGTTAATTGGAATTGAATCAACCGTTCTAGAATCCACGCAATTACCTATCGAGATTATTTCAACGGGCTTGCCTGATCTTCTTGTTCCAGTGCCACATGGATATCTGGATAAAATCCAAGTGAATGAACATTTACTCAGTGACTTTTGTAAAAAACATGATCTCGTGAGTCTTCATGCTTTTGAATTGTACGAGAAAGACAGTGGAATGACCGCGAGTTGTCGGAATTTTGCTCCTTTGTTTGGCATCCCTGAGGAGTCAGCTACGGGGAGTGCGAGTGGCGCATTAGCATGTTATCTAACCAAACACCTTTCTGGTAAATATTCGAATTGTTTTACTTTCGAGCAAGGAAGAGCAATGGACTGTGTTTCAACCATTACAGCGTCAGTTGAGTTGAAGGAGCAGGCCATTGTCAAGGTGATGGTTGGTGGTTTTGCTCATGAAGCTGGGCTGCAGAAAATCAGGTGA
- a CDS encoding SIMPL domain-containing protein — protein MAQQQDRIGFALLAGGILLGLVFLGILLGQAAMNYKQLERSVTVKGLSEREYPADIVIWPIQFNVASNDLGELYQMLDGQASQIRAYLRSNGIGASEISVSTPAITDKSAQQYGNDAQVAYRYTALQTVTVYSSDIETVRAVMSSLSELGKQGIVFTGDAYQTQTEYLFTRLNDIKPDMIEEATRNAREVAQKFASDSDSTLGKIRKASQGQFSISARDKNNPHIKKVRVVSTVEYYLSD, from the coding sequence ATGGCGCAACAACAGGACAGAATCGGGTTCGCTTTGCTGGCGGGCGGCATATTACTGGGACTGGTTTTTCTGGGTATTTTGCTCGGTCAGGCTGCGATGAATTACAAGCAGCTTGAGCGCAGTGTGACCGTCAAAGGGCTTTCGGAGCGGGAATATCCGGCAGATATTGTCATCTGGCCGATTCAGTTCAATGTCGCCAGTAACGATTTGGGTGAGCTGTACCAGATGCTGGATGGCCAGGCATCGCAAATTCGCGCTTACCTGCGCAGCAACGGGATTGGTGCCAGCGAAATTTCGGTGTCCACTCCGGCGATTACCGATAAATCAGCCCAGCAGTATGGCAATGACGCTCAGGTTGCTTACCGATATACCGCTCTTCAGACGGTGACGGTGTATTCCAGCGATATTGAGACTGTGCGCGCAGTCATGAGCTCATTATCTGAACTGGGCAAGCAGGGCATCGTCTTTACCGGAGATGCGTACCAGACCCAGACGGAATATCTGTTTACCCGGTTGAATGATATCAAACCGGACATGATTGAAGAGGCGACCCGCAATGCCCGAGAAGTGGCACAGAAGTTTGCTTCTGATTCTGACAGTACATTGGGGAAAATCCGCAAAGCGTCTCAGGGGCAGTTCTCCATTTCCGCCCGGGATAAAAATAATCCGCATATTAAGAAAGTCAGAGTGGTTTCAACCGTTGAATATTATCTGTCTGACTAA
- a CDS encoding NAD(P)-dependent oxidoreductase has protein sequence MNIAIIGASGFIGSALREEALSRGHQVTALVSRPERLATQPGLTVMKADVQDTDALTAQLKGFDAVLSAFSGHAQADVGGYFAKGFDSILAAAASADVKRLMVVGGAGSLEVAPGVLLIDTPAFPDEYKATAEGARYALNQLRAQQNVNWTMLSPAAMIALGERSGQYQLGTDQLLTDASGNSQISVEDYAKAMIDELESPAHLNRRFTLAYA, from the coding sequence ATGAATATTGCGATTATTGGTGCCAGCGGTTTTATTGGTTCAGCACTGCGTGAAGAAGCGCTGAGCCGAGGTCATCAGGTGACGGCTCTGGTGAGTCGTCCGGAGCGACTGGCAACGCAGCCTGGTCTGACCGTCATGAAAGCCGACGTGCAGGATACTGATGCACTGACAGCACAACTGAAAGGGTTTGATGCCGTGCTGAGTGCATTCTCAGGCCATGCGCAGGCCGATGTGGGCGGTTACTTTGCAAAAGGTTTCGACAGCATTCTGGCAGCAGCGGCTTCAGCGGATGTGAAGCGTCTGATGGTCGTCGGCGGTGCAGGTTCTCTGGAAGTCGCACCGGGCGTGCTGCTGATTGATACGCCTGCGTTTCCGGATGAATATAAAGCGACTGCGGAAGGGGCACGATATGCACTGAACCAGCTGCGTGCTCAGCAGAACGTCAACTGGACGATGCTATCTCCGGCAGCCATGATTGCCCTGGGCGAGCGGAGCGGTCAGTACCAGCTGGGTACCGATCAGTTGCTGACGGATGCCAGCGGCAACAGCCAGATCTCTGTTGAAGATTACGCGAAAGCGATGATTGATGAGCTGGAATCTCCGGCGCATCTGAACCGCCGCTTTACTCTGGCTTACGCCTGA
- a CDS encoding lipocalin-like domain-containing protein gives MEISKEVLVGVWSLDEFIVHRESGELFHWPGKQNGTLIYTDNGFVSVAQNREPLPNPTEEDRKRESNFYTATYELDLANNRVFHTGLQSSVQSVIGERMEREIKLLEDGRLWLSGKGLKERVTLVWSKVNK, from the coding sequence ATGGAAATATCTAAAGAAGTGCTAGTTGGTGTGTGGTCCCTGGATGAATTTATCGTTCACCGAGAGTCAGGAGAGTTATTTCATTGGCCAGGAAAGCAAAATGGTACGCTAATTTATACTGACAATGGTTTCGTTAGTGTTGCGCAGAACAGAGAACCACTTCCTAACCCGACAGAGGAAGATAGAAAGAGGGAGTCAAACTTCTATACCGCTACTTATGAGTTAGATTTAGCCAATAATCGAGTCTTTCATACAGGACTTCAGTCAAGCGTTCAATCTGTAATCGGGGAACGCATGGAACGTGAGATAAAGCTGTTAGAGGATGGTCGGTTATGGTTATCTGGCAAAGGATTAAAAGAGCGTGTCACCCTGGTTTGGTCGAAAGTAAATAAATAA
- a CDS encoding LysR family transcriptional regulator: protein MKRPESIDLDALRTFVVGIDLGNFTLAANQLCRSTSAVSAQLKKLEQQCGVKLLSKSGRNLRLTESGELLLSYGKKMLSINDEALQAIQQQTIHGAVSIGLQEDFSERLLPNLLGRIARSFPNIQIYAQCGRNNTLKEESLHNKIDFALCWENPLEMNQERLITEVPQHWIASPSFDLSSYLSSGKPLPLILLEAPCIIRDAAIKTLDQENIPWKIAVSGGSLSGIWGAVNAGLGITVRADLGIPNSLAVIHHELPKLPTIGLSLLESSLKKEKSQILIKELLLDELQRYIFQFSIR from the coding sequence ATGAAGCGTCCTGAATCCATTGATTTAGATGCATTGAGAACGTTCGTCGTCGGTATCGACTTAGGCAACTTTACCCTTGCAGCCAATCAACTCTGCCGATCGACTTCAGCAGTCAGCGCACAATTGAAAAAATTGGAGCAGCAATGTGGGGTCAAACTTCTGTCTAAAAGTGGCAGAAATTTGCGGTTAACCGAATCAGGTGAGTTATTGTTGAGCTACGGAAAGAAAATGTTATCAATCAATGATGAAGCTCTTCAGGCGATTCAGCAGCAAACCATTCATGGCGCTGTCAGTATTGGATTACAAGAAGACTTTAGTGAGCGACTACTGCCTAATTTATTAGGTCGGATCGCCAGAAGTTTCCCAAACATTCAGATTTATGCGCAATGTGGCCGAAACAACACGCTCAAAGAAGAGAGCCTTCACAATAAAATTGACTTTGCTTTATGTTGGGAAAATCCGCTTGAAATGAATCAGGAACGACTCATCACGGAAGTCCCTCAGCATTGGATTGCCAGTCCATCATTTGACCTGTCATCCTATTTGAGTTCAGGGAAACCTCTCCCGCTGATTTTATTAGAAGCGCCATGTATTATTCGTGATGCCGCAATAAAGACATTAGACCAAGAAAATATTCCCTGGAAAATTGCCGTCTCCGGAGGCAGCCTCTCCGGAATCTGGGGAGCAGTCAATGCCGGTCTTGGTATCACCGTCCGTGCAGACTTAGGCATCCCAAACTCATTAGCCGTGATTCATCATGAGCTACCCAAATTACCGACAATCGGATTATCTTTACTGGAATCATCACTGAAAAAAGAAAAATCTCAGATACTCATCAAAGAACTCCTTCTTGATGAATTGCAACGCTATATTTTTCAATTTTCGATACGATGA
- a CDS encoding SDR family NAD(P)-dependent oxidoreductase, with product MKIAFVTGGSQGIGLETVRRLVADDYQVITCSRRENIWQQQVERYPELAVVDYHQVDISDEIQLNRLFCVIRERYGNLDVAVNNASPALASGGQFAEVEPSALRDTLQQDFWAQAYCLQHELRLMGEGGAIVNLSSVNGFRPTPNAAMYSAAKHAIEGLTRSVALEVIGQGIRINAVAPGVTWTPRWEAREAEAPGTREEVSAVVPAKRYAKSSEIVDAITFLLSEQASYIVGHTLVVDGGLSLN from the coding sequence GTGAAAATTGCATTCGTTACCGGAGGCAGTCAGGGGATTGGACTGGAAACAGTCCGGCGTTTGGTTGCTGACGATTATCAGGTGATTACCTGTTCCAGACGGGAAAATATCTGGCAGCAGCAGGTTGAACGCTATCCCGAGCTGGCTGTCGTGGATTATCATCAGGTGGATATCAGTGATGAAATACAACTGAATCGCTTGTTTTGTGTGATCAGAGAGCGATACGGTAATCTCGATGTTGCCGTGAATAATGCGTCCCCAGCTTTGGCATCCGGCGGACAGTTTGCAGAGGTGGAGCCGTCAGCACTGCGGGATACACTCCAGCAGGATTTCTGGGCGCAGGCATATTGTCTGCAGCACGAACTTCGGTTGATGGGTGAAGGTGGTGCGATTGTCAATCTCAGCTCGGTCAACGGATTTCGTCCGACGCCTAATGCTGCAATGTACAGCGCTGCGAAGCATGCCATCGAAGGGTTGACGCGTTCCGTTGCGCTGGAAGTGATTGGGCAGGGCATTCGCATCAACGCCGTCGCGCCCGGCGTCACCTGGACACCACGCTGGGAAGCCCGTGAAGCCGAAGCTCCCGGTACTCGGGAAGAAGTGTCGGCGGTGGTTCCGGCCAAACGCTATGCAAAATCCAGTGAAATTGTGGATGCCATTACTTTTCTGTTGTCAGAGCAAGCCAGCTATATCGTCGGCCATACACTGGTGGTGGATGGCGGGTTGAGTTTGAATTAA
- a CDS encoding GNAT family N-acetyltransferase translates to MKFPEYETKRLTLRKLTEDDAEGIFQLFSDSLVITYYDMEALSDISQAKQIIHLMQERFESNTGIRWGIRIAETDELVGTCGFNSWNKDMKSAVIGYDLRSHFWGRGIITEAIHQIVKQAFGGGLPCGELNRIQADTVPGNIGSELVLKKVGFKEEGLRRQCGYWKNQFHDLKCFGLLRSEYKEI, encoded by the coding sequence TTGAAATTTCCAGAATATGAAACAAAGAGGCTAACACTCAGGAAATTAACTGAAGATGATGCAGAGGGTATTTTTCAACTATTTTCTGACAGTTTAGTAATTACTTACTACGATATGGAAGCACTTTCTGATATATCTCAAGCGAAGCAGATAATTCATCTCATGCAAGAACGATTTGAGTCAAATACAGGTATAAGATGGGGAATTAGAATTGCAGAAACAGACGAATTGGTTGGAACTTGTGGCTTCAATTCGTGGAATAAAGATATGAAATCAGCTGTAATCGGTTACGATTTACGGTCTCATTTTTGGGGGCGAGGTATAATCACTGAAGCTATTCATCAAATCGTAAAGCAAGCATTTGGAGGGGGTCTGCCTTGTGGCGAGTTGAATCGTATTCAAGCTGATACTGTCCCGGGTAATATCGGGTCAGAGCTAGTGCTAAAGAAAGTAGGCTTCAAAGAGGAAGGACTACGTCGGCAATGTGGCTACTGGAAGAACCAATTTCATGACCTTAAATGCTTTGGTTTGCTTCGTAGTGAATACAAAGAAATATAA
- a CDS encoding carboxymuconolactone decarboxylase family protein, producing the protein MGKTLDKDSLGKVAPKLAELTTNTLFGDLWQREELTFRERSLITMSALVAMNKYEQLRWHINFARENGLTEDDIIEVFTHLAFYVGWPSAVTALQTLNDGDE; encoded by the coding sequence ATGGGCAAAACGCTTGATAAAGACTCATTAGGTAAAGTCGCACCGAAACTGGCAGAGCTAACAACGAATACATTATTTGGCGATCTTTGGCAGAGAGAAGAACTGACATTCAGAGAACGCAGCCTGATTACGATGAGTGCTTTGGTTGCGATGAATAAATACGAACAGTTACGTTGGCATATCAATTTTGCCCGGGAAAATGGACTGACTGAAGACGATATCATTGAAGTGTTTACACATCTTGCTTTTTATGTCGGTTGGCCCAGTGCGGTGACTGCTTTGCAAACATTGAATGATGGAGATGAATAA
- a CDS encoding tautomerase family protein, giving the protein MPFSRIMVQTGRSEEELKIISDTLHQTLVDEFNVPPEDRFQVIDEYPEGRLIYDETYLSGKRTSNYILFLIIAGKPRDKGTKARFYQVLSQRISEKTGISQDDVMVVIQFTNPDDWSFSGGNLYTIQEALDKGN; this is encoded by the coding sequence ATGCCTTTTTCCAGAATTATGGTTCAGACCGGCCGATCTGAAGAAGAATTGAAAATCATCTCAGATACACTGCACCAAACACTTGTCGATGAATTCAATGTCCCACCAGAGGATCGTTTTCAGGTCATTGATGAATATCCAGAAGGCCGATTGATATATGATGAGACCTATTTGTCCGGCAAAAGAACATCGAACTATATTTTATTTTTGATTATCGCGGGAAAGCCCAGAGATAAGGGAACGAAAGCGCGTTTTTATCAAGTGCTTTCGCAAAGAATCTCCGAAAAGACAGGGATCTCTCAGGACGATGTCATGGTTGTGATTCAGTTTACAAACCCGGACGACTGGAGCTTTAGTGGCGGCAACCTTTATACCATTCAGGAAGCCTTAGACAAAGGGAACTGA